One window of Mus caroli chromosome 11, CAROLI_EIJ_v1.1, whole genome shotgun sequence genomic DNA carries:
- the LOC110306066 gene encoding putative olfactory receptor 2W6, which translates to MERNNESSGEFILLGFSDQPRLEMVLFVVCSVFYFLAVTGNSAIIFLSLMDLRLHTPMYFFLSNLSLLDLCYSTSSIPQFQVNLWGPRKTISFVGCAVQLFAFLSVGGIECILLSVMAYDRFVAVCKPLHYLTIMHPQLCLKLAAFAWLGGTASSTLMSPLTMSLGRCGHRRINHFVCEMPAIIHISCVDTSWVEGLIFILAIPIVLVPLIMILVSYGYIAAAILRIKSTASRRKAFNTCSSHMAVVSLFYSSIIYMYMQPGNAASQDQGKFLTLFYCLVTPTLNPFIYSLRNKDMKAAMLKVLGKDRNLLDPAGH; encoded by the coding sequence ATGGAGAGGAACAATGAGAGCTCTGGGGAGTTTATTCTCCTGGGCTTCTCCGACCAGCCCCGGCTGGAGATGGTCCTCTTTGTTGTCTGTTCGGTCTTTTATTTTCTAGCTGTCACAGGCAACTCAGCcatcatcttcctctccctcatgGACCTCCGGctacacacacccatgtacttcttcctcagcaaCCTGTCCCTTCTTGACCTCTGTTACAGCACCAGTAGCATCCCCCAGTTCCAGGTTAACCTCTGGGGCCCACGGAAGACCATCAGCTTCGTAGGATGTGCCGTTCAGCTCTTTGCCTTCCTGTCCGTTGGGGGCATCGAGTGCATTCTCCTGTCCGTTATGGCCTACGACCGCTTTGTAGCTGTCTGCAAGCCACTGCATTACCTGACCATCATGCACCCACAGCTGTGCCTGAAGCTTGCAGCCTTTGCCTGGCTCGGTGGCACGGCCAGCTCGACACTGATGTCCCCACTGACCATGTCTCTGGGGCGGTGTGGTCATCGCCGTATCAACCACTTTGTGTGTGAGATGCCGGCTATCATCCACATCTCCTGTGTGGATACAAGCTGGGTAGAAGGTCTAATTTTCATCCTGGCCATCCCTATTGTCCTTGTGCCTCTCATTATGATCCTGGTCTCCTATGGCTACATTGCTGCCGCCATCCTGAGGATCAAGTCTACAGCTAGTCGGCGCAAGGCCTTCAACACCTGCTCGTCACACATGGCAGTGGTGTCTCTTTTCTACAGTAGCATCATCTACATGTACATGCAGCCTGGCAATGCGGCAAGCCAGGACCAGGGCAAGTTTCTAACTCTGTTCTACTGTCTGGTGACCCCCACCCTAAACCCTTTCATCTACTCTctgagaaacaaagacatgaaggCGGCCATGTTGAAGGTTCTGGGGAAAGATAGAAACCTGCTCGACCCTGCAGGGCACTGA